The following proteins are encoded in a genomic region of Glycine soja cultivar W05 chromosome 17, ASM419377v2, whole genome shotgun sequence:
- the LOC114393930 gene encoding putative MO25-like protein At5g47540, with protein MKSLFKPKPRTPSDIVKQTRDLLLRLTSRDDDNMPDLTKNLRDLKSILYGNSESEPVPEACAQLTQEFFADNTLRLLIQYLPKLNLEARKDATQIVANLQRQQVQSKLIASDYLDTNLDLMDVLVSGYENTDMALHYGAMLRECIRHQIVAKYVLDSPHMKKFFDYIQLPNFDIAADAAATFKELMTRHKSTVADFLSNYYEWFFDEYNSKLLESSNYITRRQAVKLLGDMLLDRTNSAVMTRYVSSRDNLRILMNLLRESSKSIQIEAFHVFKLFAANQKKPADIISIFVANRSKLLRLLGDLKTDKEDEQFEADKAQVIKEIAALEPRDLA; from the exons ATGAAGAGCCTCTTCAAGCCCAAGCCCCGCACTCCTTCCGATATCGTCAAACAAACGCGAGATCTTCTTCTCCGTCTCACCTCCCGAGATGACGATAACATGCCCGACTTGACCAAAAACCTCAGGGACTTAAAGTCAATCCTCTATGGTAACAGTGAATCCGAACCCGTCCCCGAAGCTTGTGCACAGCTCACTCAGGAATTCTTCGCCGACAACACCTTACGCCTCCTTATCCAATATCTTCCCAAACTCAACTTGGAG GCTAGAAAAGATGCCACTCAGATTGTTGCAAATTTACAGAGGCAGCAGGTTCAGTCCAAGCTCATCGCCTCTGATTACTTGGATACTAATTTGGATCTTATGGATGTCTTGGTATCTGG ATATGAAAACACAGACATGGCTTTACACTACGGTGCAATGTTGAGGGAGTGCATAAGACACCAGATTGTTGCAAA ATATGTTCTGGACTCACCTCATATGAAGAAGTTTTTTGACTACATTCAGCTTCCAAATTTTGACATAGCTGCAGATGCCGCAGCAACTTttaag GAGCTAATGACAAGGCATAAATCTACTGTAGCTGATTTCCTTAGCAATTATTATGAATGG ttttttgATGAATATAACTCTAAACTGTTGGAATCTTCCAATTATATTACAAGGCGCCAAGCTGTCAAG TTGCTGGGAGATATGTTACTTGATCGCACAAATTCAGCAGTAATGACAAGATATGTCAGCTCACGAGACAACTTAAGGATTTTAATGAATCTTCTACGT GAGTCAAGCAAGAGCATACAGATAGAAGCATTTCATGTTTTCAAG CTGTTTGCTGCTAACCAAAAGAAACCAGCTGATATCATCAGCATATTTGTTGCAAACAGAAGCAAGCTTCTTAGACTTTTGGGTGACTTAAAAACCGATAAAG AGGATGAACAGTTCGAAGCTGATAAAGCTCAAgttataaaagaaattgcggCTCTTGAACCTAGGGACCTCGCTTGA